A single window of Pseudomonadota bacterium DNA harbors:
- a CDS encoding HNH endonuclease, producing the protein MSDWIHIDKDERHVAREREKARNLRHSTWWRNKLAAGICYYCQQKCRPEDLTMDHIVPLSRGGKSNRGNLVPCCKTCNNRKKHLTPVEMILDQLPGLDD; encoded by the coding sequence GTGTCTGACTGGATTCATATCGATAAAGATGAACGGCATGTGGCCCGGGAAAGGGAAAAAGCCCGCAATCTCCGACATTCCACCTGGTGGCGTAACAAACTGGCTGCGGGTATCTGCTACTATTGTCAGCAAAAATGCCGTCCTGAGGATTTGACCATGGATCATATTGTGCCACTTTCCCGGGGCGGGAAAAGCAATAGAGGCAATTTGGTTCCCTGCTGTAAAACCTGTAATAACCGGAAGAAACATCTAACGCCGGTGGAAATGATTCTGGACCAGCTTCCTGGTTTAGATGACTGA